A window from Argopecten irradians isolate NY unplaced genomic scaffold, Ai_NY scaffold_0155, whole genome shotgun sequence encodes these proteins:
- the LOC138311921 gene encoding uncharacterized protein, with translation MSKSRREHGRLPPLHLPLRTLATSNTLSPAFGFGTSDIIKMNSPMSNLAINLSELSTGRGTPRRKLSLSSTDTPSSSCHPTPERMSSTESGCFVDSPTPLDSPTLEMSMHRFAKNIKPDIPPEAFTKKKTIAFRRIQSMPVSVFESFCS, from the exons ATGTCGAAAAGCAGACGTGAGCATGGTCGACTTCCCCCACTGCACCTGCCATTGAGAACTTTAGCAACCAGCAATACACTTTCGCCAGCATTCGGCTTCGGAACATCAGACATAATTAAGATGAATTCACCTATGTCAAATCTGGCCATTAATTTAAGCGAACTGTCAACAGGAAG AGGTACCCCAAGGAGAAAGTTATCATTATCAAGTACAGATACACCATCTTCATCATGCCATCCTACACCAGAAAGAATGAGTTCTACAGAATCAG GATGCTTTGTGGATTCACCAACTCCTTTAGACTCACCGACACTGGAAATGAG CATGCACAGATTTGCCAAGAACATCAAACCAGATATACCTCCCGAGGCTTTTACAAA GAAGAAGACAATTGCCTTCAGAAGAATACAGTCAATGCCGGTAAGTGTTTTTGAATCATTTTGTTCCTGA
- the LOC138311920 gene encoding histone RNA hairpin-binding protein-like isoform X1, producing the protein MSENSPRNERRQRSAYRRRATRNENTERNERYFSNGPLSPLRSPLNQKQGPKHADERRERRTCWRELDNQEFTKISLKDDDFPDLGCSRYTPEIRREVTRTTSTTNSFEEGEKGSRRFRRKLELTDNKKNSKKAYRETSKPESRVELEKDEATLNRRQKTLDYGKNTIAYDNYIAQIKRQERPKGYPRTPDKSQKCSRRSWDQQVRLWRIGLHRWNNSSTPGQSIEGLFADTSSESASEIGDRSSTPSVILEECDSVEYEDNTNCADDKVSWAEQVAQDESVMDNFDIEMCLKPETISFD; encoded by the exons ATGTCGGAAAACTCACCACGAAACGAAAGACGACAAAGATCTGCATACAGAAGAAGAGCAACCAGAAACGAGAACACAGAAAG aaatgaaaGATACTTTTCAAATGGTCCACTGAGTCCCCTAAGAAGTCCACTTAACCAAAAACAAGGCCCAAAACATGCTGATGAAAGAAG GGAACGACGTACCTGTTGGAGAGAGTTGGACAACCAAGAATTCACAAAGATCAGTCTGAAGGATGATGATTTTCCAGATTTAGGATGTAGCCG ATACACACCAGAGAtaagaagggaagtaactcgcACAACAAGTACAACAAATAGTTTTGAAGAAGGTGAAAAAGGAAGTCGGAG ATTTCGTAGGAAGTTGGAACTGACAGATAACAAGAAAAACAGCAAGAAAGCATACAG AGAGACCAGTAAACCAGAGTCACGTGTTGAATTGGAAAAGGATGAGGCAACACTGAACAGACGGCAGAAGACACTCGATTATGGAAAGAATACCATCGCCTATGACAACTACATAGCTCAGATTAAGAG ACAAGAGAGACCTAAAGGATATCCACGAACACCTGATAAGAGCCAGAAATGCAGTCGTCGGTCATGGGACCAGCAGGTTAGATTATGGAGGATAGGACTACATCGTTGGAACAACTCTTCCACACCTGGACAAAG TATTGAGGGTCTTTTTGCCGATACGTCGTCCGAGAGTGCTTCAGAGATCGGAGATCGTAGTTCCACCCCATCTGTTATATTGGAAGAGTGTGACTCTGTTGAGTATGAAGACAATACAAATTGTGCTGACGACAAAGTATCCTGGGCAGAACAGGTAGCTCAGGATGAGAGTGTAATGGACAACTTTGATATAGAAATGTGTCTGAAACCAGAAACAATTTCCTTTGATTGA
- the LOC138311920 gene encoding histone RNA hairpin-binding protein-like isoform X2 yields MSENSPRNERRQRSAYRRRATRNENTERNERYFSNGPLSPLRSPLNQKQGPKHADERRERRTCWRELDNQEFTKISLKDDDFPDLGCSRYTPEIRREVTRTTSTTNSFEEGEKGSRRETSKPESRVELEKDEATLNRRQKTLDYGKNTIAYDNYIAQIKRQERPKGYPRTPDKSQKCSRRSWDQQVRLWRIGLHRWNNSSTPGQSIEGLFADTSSESASEIGDRSSTPSVILEECDSVEYEDNTNCADDKVSWAEQVAQDESVMDNFDIEMCLKPETISFD; encoded by the exons ATGTCGGAAAACTCACCACGAAACGAAAGACGACAAAGATCTGCATACAGAAGAAGAGCAACCAGAAACGAGAACACAGAAAG aaatgaaaGATACTTTTCAAATGGTCCACTGAGTCCCCTAAGAAGTCCACTTAACCAAAAACAAGGCCCAAAACATGCTGATGAAAGAAG GGAACGACGTACCTGTTGGAGAGAGTTGGACAACCAAGAATTCACAAAGATCAGTCTGAAGGATGATGATTTTCCAGATTTAGGATGTAGCCG ATACACACCAGAGAtaagaagggaagtaactcgcACAACAAGTACAACAAATAGTTTTGAAGAAGGTGAAAAAGGAAGTCGGAG AGAGACCAGTAAACCAGAGTCACGTGTTGAATTGGAAAAGGATGAGGCAACACTGAACAGACGGCAGAAGACACTCGATTATGGAAAGAATACCATCGCCTATGACAACTACATAGCTCAGATTAAGAG ACAAGAGAGACCTAAAGGATATCCACGAACACCTGATAAGAGCCAGAAATGCAGTCGTCGGTCATGGGACCAGCAGGTTAGATTATGGAGGATAGGACTACATCGTTGGAACAACTCTTCCACACCTGGACAAAG TATTGAGGGTCTTTTTGCCGATACGTCGTCCGAGAGTGCTTCAGAGATCGGAGATCGTAGTTCCACCCCATCTGTTATATTGGAAGAGTGTGACTCTGTTGAGTATGAAGACAATACAAATTGTGCTGACGACAAAGTATCCTGGGCAGAACAGGTAGCTCAGGATGAGAGTGTAATGGACAACTTTGATATAGAAATGTGTCTGAAACCAGAAACAATTTCCTTTGATTGA